A window of Leclercia adecarboxylata contains these coding sequences:
- the mdtI gene encoding multidrug/spermidine efflux SMR transporter subunit MdtI, with protein sequence MQQFEWVHAAWLGFAIVLEIAANVLLKFSDGFRRKTYGLLSIAAVLGAFSALSQAVKGIDLSVAYALWSGFGIAATLAAGWILFGQRLNHKGWMGLLLLLAGMIMIKLA encoded by the coding sequence ATGCAACAGTTTGAGTGGGTGCATGCTGCCTGGTTAGGTTTTGCCATCGTGCTGGAGATCGCCGCCAACGTTCTGCTGAAATTTTCCGACGGTTTTCGCCGCAAAACCTATGGTCTGCTCTCCATCGCCGCCGTTCTCGGCGCGTTCAGCGCCCTGTCTCAGGCGGTAAAAGGCATCGATCTCTCGGTTGCGTATGCCCTGTGGAGCGGGTTTGGTATCGCGGCAACGCTTGCTGCGGGCTGGATCCTGTTTGGTCAACGGTTGAACCATAAAGGTTGGATGGGGCTGCTTCTGCTGCTCGCCGGAATGATCATGATAAAACTGGCCTGA
- a CDS encoding carboxypeptidase M32 encodes MQKNVSYQQLTRTFQRLSRFSHLSSIASWDMFTMMPPGGSAARGEALAELSVLQHQILTDKKVADWLRQAECEDLNDVEQANLREMARHYQQAALLPESLVEAKSLAGSQCEHAWRTQRPANDWQGFSANLKEVVKLSREEARLRAEAKGCTPYDALLDIFEPDMTSARLDGLFGDLKTWLPDLLAQVVEKQAQQSFVPPQGPFPTAVQRELGLQAMKTLGFDFNAGRLDVSAHPFCGGVPEDVRITTRYDEDELLSALFGVIHETGHARYEQNLPRNWLGQPIALARSTAIHESQSLFFEMQLGRSKAFLNHLLPAVQERFGSQAAFTPDNFVAWNQRVKPGYIRVDADEVSYPAHVVLRYEIERALINGDIEVEDIPALWDEKMQAWLGLSTKDNYRNGCMQDIHWTDGGFGYFPSYTLGAMYAAQLFSAAKNALPGLDNAIAAGDFSALFDWLRQNIWQHGSRFTTAQLIEQATGEDLNSRYFRDHLTSRYL; translated from the coding sequence ATGCAGAAAAACGTTTCTTATCAGCAGCTCACCCGCACCTTCCAGCGTCTCTCCCGCTTCTCCCATCTCTCTTCCATCGCCAGCTGGGACATGTTCACCATGATGCCTCCCGGCGGCAGCGCCGCCAGAGGGGAAGCGCTGGCCGAGTTGAGCGTCCTGCAACACCAGATCCTGACGGACAAAAAAGTGGCCGACTGGCTACGCCAGGCCGAATGCGAAGATCTTAACGACGTCGAACAGGCTAACCTGCGCGAGATGGCCCGCCACTATCAGCAGGCCGCGCTGCTCCCTGAATCACTGGTGGAAGCGAAATCCCTGGCGGGCAGCCAGTGCGAGCACGCCTGGCGTACCCAGCGTCCGGCGAATGACTGGCAGGGTTTTTCCGCCAACCTGAAAGAGGTGGTGAAGCTGAGCCGGGAAGAGGCTCGCCTGCGTGCCGAAGCGAAAGGCTGCACCCCTTACGATGCGCTCCTGGATATTTTCGAACCGGATATGACCAGCGCCCGGCTGGACGGCCTGTTTGGCGATCTCAAAACCTGGCTGCCGGATCTGCTGGCGCAGGTGGTCGAGAAGCAGGCGCAGCAGTCCTTCGTGCCCCCTCAGGGCCCGTTCCCTACCGCTGTTCAGCGTGAGCTGGGGCTGCAGGCGATGAAAACCCTCGGGTTCGATTTTAACGCGGGGCGTCTGGACGTCAGCGCCCATCCGTTCTGCGGCGGCGTACCGGAAGACGTGCGCATCACCACCCGTTACGATGAAGATGAGCTGCTGAGCGCCCTGTTTGGCGTGATCCACGAAACCGGCCACGCGCGCTACGAACAGAACCTGCCCCGTAACTGGCTCGGTCAGCCCATCGCCCTTGCGCGCTCAACCGCCATCCACGAATCACAGAGCCTGTTCTTTGAAATGCAGCTCGGGCGCAGCAAAGCCTTCCTTAACCACCTGTTGCCTGCGGTCCAGGAACGTTTCGGTAGCCAGGCGGCGTTTACCCCGGATAATTTTGTCGCCTGGAACCAGCGGGTGAAGCCCGGCTATATCCGCGTGGATGCCGACGAGGTGAGCTATCCGGCGCACGTGGTTCTGCGCTATGAGATTGAGCGGGCGCTGATCAATGGCGATATCGAGGTGGAGGACATCCCGGCGCTGTGGGATGAGAAAATGCAGGCGTGGCTGGGGCTGTCGACAAAAGATAACTACCGCAACGGCTGTATGCAGGATATTCACTGGACCGATGGCGGCTTCGGTTACTTCCCGTCGTACACCCTGGGCGCCATGTACGCCGCACAGCTGTTCAGTGCCGCCAAAAATGCATTGCCTGGACTGGATAACGCCATCGCCGCCGGGGATTTCAGCGCCCTGTTCGACTGGCTGCGCCAGAACATCTGGCAGCACGGCAGCCGCTTCACCACCGCCCAGCTGATTGAGCAGGCGACCGGGGAAGATCTCAACAGCCGCTATTTCCGCGATCATCTGACCTCACGTTATCTGTAA
- a CDS encoding zinc-dependent alcohol dehydrogenase family protein gives MENTALYYRQFGEPEAVLQRETALKAPLHPGELRVQMLMAPVNASDLIPITGAYRHRIRLPAIAGYEGVGRVIAAPPSAAALVGQRVLPLRGEGTWQQCVDCPAALAIPVPDTLATSLAARAFINPMAAWLMLSLYPVQGKRVLLTAAGSDCGILLGQWARRQGATAVYGIHRSAIHAERLRGMGIEPIAQQDSDSVRAIAAESDLVFDATGGELAQTILGAMDKSAAFICYGLLSGQPFSLQRHFPSLHWFHIRNYFERLNPQAWQAAFAGIWPLLAASQYSDATLMPFADWPSALARYRQAGRTSKPVLVFE, from the coding sequence ATGGAAAACACCGCGTTATATTACCGCCAGTTTGGTGAGCCCGAGGCTGTTCTGCAGCGGGAGACGGCGCTAAAAGCCCCGCTGCATCCGGGAGAACTTCGGGTGCAGATGCTGATGGCCCCCGTTAACGCCTCGGATTTGATCCCCATTACCGGTGCTTACCGGCATCGCATCAGGTTACCGGCCATCGCCGGATACGAGGGGGTGGGGCGCGTGATTGCCGCCCCGCCCAGCGCCGCGGCTCTGGTGGGTCAACGGGTGTTGCCCCTGCGTGGGGAAGGCACCTGGCAGCAGTGTGTGGATTGCCCGGCGGCACTGGCAATCCCGGTGCCCGATACTCTTGCCACATCCCTGGCGGCGCGAGCGTTTATCAACCCGATGGCGGCCTGGCTGATGCTCAGCCTTTACCCCGTTCAGGGTAAACGGGTGCTGCTGACCGCCGCCGGATCGGACTGCGGCATTCTGCTTGGGCAGTGGGCACGACGGCAGGGGGCCACGGCGGTGTATGGTATTCATCGTTCAGCGATCCATGCAGAGCGGCTGAGGGGGATGGGGATCGAACCCATTGCCCAACAGGACAGCGACAGCGTACGCGCCATTGCGGCGGAGAGCGATCTGGTTTTCGACGCCACCGGCGGTGAGCTGGCGCAGACAATCCTGGGCGCGATGGATAAAAGCGCGGCGTTTATCTGCTATGGATTGCTCTCCGGCCAACCCTTTTCGTTACAGCGTCACTTTCCATCCCTGCACTGGTTCCATATCCGTAACTATTTTGAGCGGCTCAATCCGCAGGCGTGGCAGGCGGCTTTTGCCGGGATCTGGCCATTGCTTGCCGCCAGCCAGTACAGTGACGCCACGTTAATGCCGTTCGCCGACTGGCCGTCGGCCCTTGCCCGCTACCGGCAGGCGGGACGAACCAGCAAGCCGGTGCTGGTTTTTGAATAA
- a CDS encoding LysR family transcriptional regulator — translation MTFQVKFHQLRAFVEVAKQGSIRGASRVLNLSQPALTKSIKELEEGISAQLFIRRSKGVTLTECGESFYQHASLILEELRNAQDDIRQRQGQQAGQINIGMGASIARMLMPAVITRFHQQHPQVKVRIMEGQLVSMINELRQGELDFTINTYYQGPYDHEFTFEKLFEKPFAIFCREGHPATGAKSINELLKYSWTMPTPRGSYYKQLEEMFSHREQIPHIGVVCETFSSSISLVAQSDFLSILPQELGCDPLLAHRLVMIPVKEPLPRATYYLIQRRDSRQTPLTASLITQFRRHARQVIS, via the coding sequence ATGACATTTCAGGTTAAATTTCATCAGCTGCGGGCGTTTGTGGAAGTGGCGAAACAGGGAAGCATTCGTGGTGCCAGCCGGGTGCTTAACCTGTCGCAACCGGCGTTAACCAAATCCATTAAAGAGCTGGAGGAAGGGATCTCGGCGCAGCTGTTTATCCGGCGCAGCAAAGGGGTAACCCTTACCGAGTGCGGCGAGAGCTTTTACCAGCATGCCAGCCTGATCCTCGAGGAGCTGCGCAACGCCCAGGATGATATCCGGCAGCGGCAGGGCCAGCAGGCCGGGCAGATTAATATCGGTATGGGTGCCAGTATCGCCCGTATGTTAATGCCTGCCGTTATTACCCGCTTTCATCAGCAGCATCCGCAGGTCAAGGTGCGGATAATGGAGGGGCAATTAGTTTCGATGATAAATGAATTACGCCAGGGCGAACTCGATTTCACGATTAATACCTATTACCAGGGGCCTTATGATCATGAATTCACGTTCGAAAAATTGTTTGAGAAACCCTTTGCGATATTTTGTCGGGAAGGCCATCCGGCGACTGGCGCTAAATCCATTAATGAGTTACTGAAATATAGCTGGACGATGCCAACCCCGCGCGGCAGTTATTATAAGCAACTGGAAGAGATGTTTTCCCACCGGGAACAGATCCCGCATATTGGCGTGGTATGTGAAACCTTTTCGTCGAGCATCAGCCTGGTGGCGCAAAGCGATTTTCTCAGCATTTTGCCGCAGGAGCTGGGCTGCGACCCGCTTCTGGCGCACCGTCTGGTGATGATCCCGGTGAAAGAGCCGTTACCCAGAGCAACCTATTACCTTATACAGAGAAGAGACTCTCGTCAGACGCCATTAACCGCGTCATTAATCACACAATTCAGACGACACGCCCGACAGGTTATTTCTTAA
- a CDS encoding trypsin-like serine peptidase — protein sequence MRKSVVIVLGTFFLFSGFSHADNGDDEAANAKEVQTLFFGHDDRTRVADPSRAPWDAIGQLETASGNLCTATLITPQLALTAGHCLLVPPKGKPDTAVALRFVSQKGSWRYEIHGIEGRVDASLGRRLKADGDGWIVPPSAASWDFGLVVLRNPPSGITPLPLFAGTKEELTAALKEADRKVSQAGYPEDHLDVLFTHKDCIVTGWAQNSVLSHQCDTLPGDSGSPLMLKTAAGWQLIGVQSSAPAAKDRWRADNRALAITGFRDKLAELAQQ from the coding sequence ATGCGTAAATCTGTTGTGATTGTACTGGGAACGTTTTTTCTCTTTTCTGGATTTAGTCATGCGGACAATGGTGACGACGAGGCCGCGAACGCCAAAGAGGTACAAACCCTGTTTTTTGGGCATGACGATCGCACGCGTGTCGCCGATCCTTCCCGTGCGCCGTGGGACGCCATTGGTCAGCTGGAAACGGCCAGCGGAAACCTCTGTACTGCAACCCTCATTACTCCTCAGCTGGCGCTGACTGCCGGCCACTGTCTGCTGGTGCCGCCAAAAGGGAAACCGGATACCGCCGTTGCCCTGCGCTTCGTGTCGCAAAAAGGGAGCTGGCGCTATGAAATCCACGGCATTGAAGGCCGGGTTGATGCCTCATTAGGCCGACGGCTGAAAGCCGACGGCGATGGCTGGATCGTTCCGCCTTCTGCCGCGTCCTGGGATTTTGGCCTGGTGGTGTTGCGCAATCCGCCGTCGGGCATCACGCCGCTGCCGCTGTTTGCCGGCACGAAAGAAGAGCTGACTGCCGCCCTGAAAGAGGCCGATCGCAAGGTGAGCCAGGCGGGCTACCCCGAAGATCATCTGGATGTGCTCTTTACCCATAAGGACTGCATTGTCACCGGCTGGGCGCAAAACAGCGTCCTGTCCCATCAGTGCGATACCCTGCCCGGCGACAGCGGTTCGCCCCTGATGCTGAAAACCGCCGCGGGCTGGCAGCTTATTGGCGTTCAAAGCTCAGCCCCGGCGGCGAAAGATCGCTGGCGGGCCGATAACCGCGCCCTGGCGATCACCGGTTTTCGTGACAAACTGGCCGAACTGGCCCAGCAGTGA
- the smrA gene encoding DNA endonuclease SmrA, whose translation MKPDDKSLFLDAMGEVQPLKRCTDVHWQPARTTRTRQPVDTSQLDNFLTTGFLDVIPLAEPLAFQREGVQQGVTDKLRSGKYPRQASLTLLRQTVEQCRQQLYTFIRQAERDGLRNLIIIHGKGRDDNSHANIVRSYLARWLTEFDAVQAYCVAQPHHGGSGACYVALRKSGEAKQENFERHAKRSR comes from the coding sequence ATGAAACCAGACGATAAATCGCTTTTTCTTGATGCGATGGGAGAGGTCCAGCCTCTCAAGCGCTGTACTGATGTCCACTGGCAACCCGCCCGCACCACGCGCACCCGCCAGCCTGTGGATACCAGCCAGCTCGATAACTTTCTGACGACCGGTTTTCTGGACGTCATCCCTCTGGCCGAGCCGCTGGCTTTCCAGCGTGAAGGGGTACAGCAGGGCGTCACGGACAAACTGCGTTCGGGAAAATACCCGCGCCAGGCGAGCCTGACCCTGCTTCGCCAGACCGTTGAGCAGTGCCGCCAGCAGCTGTATACCTTTATCCGCCAGGCGGAGCGCGACGGCCTGCGTAACCTGATCATCATTCACGGTAAAGGCCGCGATGATAACTCTCATGCCAACATCGTACGCAGTTATCTGGCGCGCTGGCTGACCGAGTTCGATGCGGTGCAGGCGTATTGCGTGGCCCAACCGCACCACGGCGGGAGCGGCGCCTGCTACGTTGCGCTGCGTAAATCCGGCGAAGCGAAGCAGGAAAACTTTGAGCGTCACGCCAAACGCAGCCGCTAA
- the mdtJ gene encoding multidrug/spermidine efflux SMR transporter subunit MdtJ, with translation MFYWILLALAILAEITGTLSMKWASVTGSHSGYILMLSMIALSYIFLSFAVKKIALGVAYALWEGIGILLITLFSVMLFDESLSAMKIAGLTTLVAGIILIKSGTRKPAKPRAEVPHATV, from the coding sequence ATGTTTTACTGGATCCTCTTAGCCCTGGCTATTCTCGCTGAAATAACCGGCACCCTTTCCATGAAATGGGCCAGCGTCACGGGCAGCCACAGCGGCTATATTTTAATGCTGTCGATGATTGCGCTGTCCTATATTTTCCTCAGTTTTGCGGTTAAAAAAATCGCACTGGGCGTGGCGTACGCGTTATGGGAAGGCATTGGTATTCTTTTAATTACCCTGTTCAGCGTTATGCTGTTCGATGAGTCGCTTTCAGCCATGAAAATTGCCGGCCTGACGACGCTGGTGGCGGGGATAATATTAATCAAATCCGGAACGCGCAAACCGGCGAAACCGCGTGCGGAGGTGCCCCATGCAACAGTTTGA
- a CDS encoding protein YdgV codes for MFNYRRQFSSALTRSNTADNCNFMDNLFSTVLSNLSPALYSSFCLLSGEQHWRNAL; via the coding sequence GTGTTTAACTACCGGAGACAATTTTCATCTGCACTGACGAGAAGCAACACCGCAGATAATTGTAATTTTATGGACAATCTGTTCAGCACCGTTTTATCAAATCTCAGTCCCGCTCTGTACTCCTCTTTTTGCCTGCTGTCTGGCGAGCAACACTGGCGCAACGCGCTGTAG
- a CDS encoding fimbrial protein, which produces MKKTILAIFVAATAVVALPAMAAGNTANLVIHGEVFDDSESCNVTQAGALVNNTIILDDIKADVLEGLAVNTPSLAAAKDVVYKVEDCKTGGANYSGNLNVNISGEALSDMPNVLLNQIASGAAQNASVTLINRDNSRINFDGSHSQTVAYQYGTPTYLRYKATYVRTAANVTPGEVKGTAVMTISY; this is translated from the coding sequence ATGAAAAAAACGATTCTCGCTATTTTTGTTGCCGCGACGGCAGTGGTAGCGCTTCCCGCTATGGCTGCAGGAAACACAGCAAACCTTGTTATCCACGGAGAAGTCTTCGACGACTCAGAATCTTGTAACGTTACCCAGGCAGGCGCCCTGGTTAACAACACCATCATTCTTGATGATATTAAAGCGGACGTTCTCGAAGGACTGGCGGTAAATACCCCTTCCCTGGCGGCCGCTAAAGACGTTGTCTATAAAGTCGAAGATTGTAAGACGGGCGGCGCTAATTATTCGGGCAATCTGAATGTCAATATCAGCGGTGAAGCTCTCTCTGATATGCCCAATGTTCTGCTCAACCAGATCGCTTCAGGCGCTGCGCAGAATGCATCCGTCACATTAATCAATCGTGATAACAGCCGTATTAATTTTGACGGTTCTCATAGCCAGACTGTCGCTTATCAGTACGGCACTCCTACCTATCTGCGTTATAAAGCCACTTACGTGAGAACAGCCGCAAACGTCACCCCAGGTGAAGTTAAAGGCACCGCAGTAATGACTATTTCTTACTAA
- the asr gene encoding acid resistance repetitive basic protein Asr, whose product MKKVLALVVAAAMGLSSAAFAADTVAKTAAPAATETTTAAPAAKTVHHKKHKKAAVQKAQAAKKHHKKAVKKEETAPVAQKAQAAKKHHKKAVKHDAAAPAAQPAA is encoded by the coding sequence ATGAAAAAAGTATTAGCTCTGGTTGTTGCCGCTGCTATGGGTCTCTCTTCTGCTGCATTCGCGGCTGACACTGTCGCTAAAACCGCTGCACCTGCTGCGACCGAAACCACCACCGCGGCGCCGGCAGCCAAAACTGTGCACCACAAAAAACACAAGAAAGCCGCTGTGCAGAAAGCGCAGGCTGCTAAAAAACACCACAAAAAAGCAGTGAAGAAAGAAGAGACCGCACCGGTCGCCCAGAAAGCGCAGGCTGCAAAAAAACATCATAAGAAAGCGGTGAAACACGACGCAGCCGCTCCAGCTGCACAACCGGCTGCATAA
- a CDS encoding bifunctional diguanylate cyclase/phosphodiesterase: protein MRNPLSWRKIPSARTLFVMIFMAGVGLIFSVVALLYLSLNLISTKANEIDEQRTALSVQGAVQTSVNRVWSLVIDNAVWDDAVREAYRPALDIDWLYNTWGAGYKVNNLYDGTFVLDERFRVLWGSFKSQPFTEKNLDFFGDGLKSLILMHTHSLRSDKNIYAGITRTRAGIAFVGVGLIRPTIGSLQVGDSTRRYLVITRHINPQILQDLGDTFQIDALTFTPERVSDVSVPLNSSSGEVLGYLSWQPRLPGAAAAKAASLDITQIVLLTAALILLFILFSCVGLYKLARGETLARSVARTDWLSHLPNRRALIEELERVSQRGDTDPKSVVFIDLDGFKDVNDIYGHEVGDELIVTIAGALRDNVPKDGMLARMGGDEFAMTIGGDNAEALASAFAGFVLDYLHSPIIVGERSIHIGASIGIASCTLVECTSNELFRRADIAMYHSKITGKGRVTHYDAELNNARERRMALEGQIRHGLEHNEFDVWYQPIIDARSQKMDGVEALVRWPRRPEGPLPPDEFITVAETSGLIYALGQFVLSRACQDLEPCTDLKLSVNISPAQFRDPEFEAKVEGALALSHFPATRLQLEVTETYVLENPERARSAINNLKAQGIAVALDDFGTGYSSIGYLRRFNFNTIKIDKSLAGLVDHDEQASALVSGTVRIASALGMKVVAEGVENEKQMKLLRLAGCDQLQGYWYSQPLPIEAIMALRQQRQC from the coding sequence ATGCGTAACCCTTTAAGCTGGCGTAAAATTCCTTCTGCCAGGACCTTGTTTGTTATGATCTTCATGGCAGGGGTCGGTTTAATCTTCTCCGTTGTCGCCCTGTTATACCTCTCCCTCAACCTCATCAGTACCAAAGCCAACGAAATCGACGAACAGCGCACGGCACTCTCGGTGCAGGGCGCGGTCCAGACCTCGGTAAACCGGGTCTGGTCGCTGGTTATTGATAATGCCGTCTGGGATGACGCGGTGCGTGAGGCTTACCGCCCGGCGCTCGACATCGACTGGCTCTATAACACCTGGGGAGCGGGCTATAAGGTCAATAATCTTTATGACGGCACCTTTGTGCTCGACGAGCGGTTTCGGGTGCTGTGGGGTTCGTTCAAAAGCCAGCCGTTCACGGAGAAAAACCTCGACTTCTTTGGTGACGGCTTAAAGTCGCTGATCCTGATGCACACCCACTCCCTGCGATCGGATAAGAATATCTATGCCGGGATCACCCGCACCCGGGCGGGTATCGCTTTTGTTGGCGTGGGCCTGATCCGCCCGACGATTGGCAGCCTGCAGGTGGGAGACAGTACCCGCCGCTATCTGGTGATCACCCGTCATATCAACCCGCAAATCCTGCAGGACCTCGGAGATACGTTTCAGATCGACGCCCTGACGTTTACGCCGGAACGGGTCAGCGACGTCAGCGTCCCGCTAAACAGCTCCTCAGGGGAAGTGCTGGGGTATCTGTCGTGGCAACCGCGTCTGCCGGGGGCGGCTGCGGCGAAAGCGGCATCTCTGGATATCACCCAGATTGTGTTGCTCACCGCGGCGCTGATTTTACTGTTTATCCTCTTCAGCTGCGTAGGGCTGTATAAACTGGCGCGCGGAGAGACGCTGGCACGTTCGGTGGCGCGAACCGACTGGCTCAGCCATTTGCCCAACCGCCGGGCGCTAATCGAAGAGCTGGAGCGGGTAAGCCAGCGCGGTGATACCGATCCCAAAAGCGTAGTGTTTATCGATCTCGATGGCTTTAAGGACGTCAATGATATCTACGGCCATGAGGTGGGCGACGAGCTGATTGTCACTATCGCGGGTGCGCTGCGCGACAATGTTCCCAAAGACGGCATGCTGGCCCGGATGGGCGGGGATGAGTTCGCCATGACCATCGGCGGTGACAACGCCGAAGCGCTGGCCTCGGCATTTGCAGGTTTTGTTCTGGATTACCTTCATTCGCCGATTATCGTTGGCGAGCGCTCCATCCATATTGGCGCCAGTATTGGCATCGCCAGCTGCACGCTGGTGGAGTGCACCAGCAACGAACTGTTTCGCCGGGCCGATATCGCCATGTACCACTCCAAAATCACCGGTAAAGGGCGGGTCACACACTATGATGCCGAACTGAACAACGCGCGTGAGCGTCGGATGGCCCTTGAAGGGCAGATCCGTCATGGTCTGGAGCATAACGAGTTTGATGTCTGGTATCAGCCGATCATTGATGCCCGCAGCCAGAAAATGGACGGCGTGGAGGCGCTGGTGCGCTGGCCGCGTCGACCGGAAGGGCCGCTGCCGCCGGATGAGTTTATCACCGTCGCCGAAACCAGCGGGCTGATTTACGCCCTGGGGCAGTTTGTCCTCAGCCGGGCCTGTCAGGATCTGGAGCCCTGCACCGACCTGAAGCTGTCGGTGAATATCTCCCCGGCGCAGTTTCGTGATCCTGAATTTGAAGCCAAAGTGGAGGGGGCGCTGGCGCTAAGCCATTTCCCCGCCACGCGCCTGCAGCTGGAAGTAACGGAAACCTATGTGCTGGAAAACCCGGAGCGCGCCCGTTCAGCTATCAATAATCTCAAGGCGCAGGGCATTGCGGTGGCGCTGGACGATTTTGGCACCGGCTACTCCAGCATTGGCTATCTGCGCCGCTTTAACTTCAATACCATCAAGATCGATAAATCGCTGGCCGGGCTGGTGGATCACGACGAACAGGCCTCGGCGCTGGTGAGCGGTACGGTGCGCATTGCCAGCGCGCTGGGAATGAAGGTGGTGGCTGAAGGCGTGGAGAACGAAAAACAGATGAAGCTGCTGCGACTGGCGGGCTGCGATCAGCTTCAGGGTTACTGGTACAGCCAGCCATTGCCGATAGAGGCGATTATGGCGCTACGCCAGCAGCGCCAGTGCTGA
- a CDS encoding AI-2E family transporter codes for MAKPIITLSGLKIVIMLGMLVIVLTGVRFAADIIVPFILALFIAVILQPVVRRLMRLRLPRVLAITLPIVLIVVLMALLVAYLGTSLNELARTLPHYRTSLAVPLLHLEPWLQRAGIEVSMEELLRYIDPNAAMTLVTALLSQLSSAMTSIFLLLLTVVFMLLEVPQLPAKLQPLMTRPVEGMAAIQRALDSVSHYLVLKTAISLVTGLVVWGMLTVLEVRFAFVWALLAFALNYIPNIGSVLAAIPPIAQMLVFSGFYAALVLLAGYLLVNLIFGNILEPRLMGRGLGLSTLVVFLSLIFWGWLLGPVGMLLSVPLTIIVKIALEQTEGGKSIALLLSDMSHSR; via the coding sequence ATGGCAAAGCCCATTATTACTCTCAGCGGATTAAAAATAGTCATCATGCTTGGCATGCTGGTGATTGTACTGACCGGGGTCCGCTTCGCGGCGGATATTATTGTGCCCTTTATCCTGGCGCTGTTTATCGCCGTGATACTTCAGCCCGTTGTGCGGCGTCTGATGCGCCTGCGCCTGCCGCGGGTGTTGGCAATCACGCTGCCGATCGTGCTTATCGTGGTGCTGATGGCGTTACTGGTGGCCTATCTTGGCACCTCGCTGAATGAACTGGCCCGCACCCTGCCGCACTATCGCACCTCGCTGGCCGTTCCGCTGCTGCATCTGGAGCCCTGGCTGCAGCGGGCCGGGATTGAAGTGTCGATGGAAGAGTTGCTGAGGTATATCGATCCCAATGCCGCCATGACCCTCGTGACCGCCCTGCTGTCACAGCTCTCCAGCGCCATGACCTCTATCTTTTTACTGCTGCTGACCGTGGTGTTTATGCTGCTGGAGGTGCCGCAGCTACCGGCCAAGCTGCAGCCCCTGATGACCCGCCCGGTTGAAGGCATGGCCGCCATTCAGCGCGCGCTCGACAGCGTGTCGCACTATCTGGTGCTGAAAACCGCCATCAGTCTGGTAACCGGGCTGGTGGTCTGGGGGATGCTGACGGTGCTGGAGGTGCGGTTTGCCTTTGTCTGGGCGCTGCTGGCCTTTGCCCTGAACTATATTCCCAATATCGGCTCGGTGCTGGCCGCCATCCCGCCCATTGCCCAGATGCTGGTATTCAGCGGCTTTTATGCTGCGCTGGTGCTGCTGGCTGGCTATCTGTTAGTGAATCTGATTTTCGGCAACATCCTTGAGCCCCGTTTAATGGGTCGCGGGCTGGGCCTCTCCACGCTGGTGGTCTTTTTGTCGCTGATTTTCTGGGGCTGGCTGCTGGGGCCGGTGGGGATGCTGCTCTCGGTTCCCCTGACAATTATCGTTAAGATTGCGCTGGAGCAAACCGAGGGCGGCAAAAGCATTGCGTTGCTGCTCAGTGATATGAGCCATTCCCGTTAG